The Erythrolamprus reginae isolate rEryReg1 chromosome 6, rEryReg1.hap1, whole genome shotgun sequence DNA segment tgggagGGGggcttgccccattttattatctTTCCTGCTACCATTGGTAAATGATTCGCTGAAGTTGttaaaataaattccttgtgtgtccaataacacttggccaataaaaaaaactttttaaaaaaaagaattttatttcaaatatatatatttaaaagaacattttcTCGATCAGTGTGTTTAgtgaccaataaaaaattctcttctcttctcctctcctcttctactgtactgtactgtactctactctactctactctgctctactctaatAACATGGTTGCCCTGCCTTCATGAGGAGTCTTGAGGACAGAGAAGCAacgtaaaactaaggagaaatttcctatcagtgagaacaattaatcagtggaacgacttgcatccagaagttgtgaatgctccaatagtttttaagtttttaagaagacaaaatggtattattttattattattatttattggatttgtatgccgcccctctccacagactcgggacggctaacaacagcagtaaaacagtacgacaaaatccaatactaaaaaacagttaaaaacccattatataaaaaccagtcacacatacaaacataccatgcataaaattgtgaaggcctagtgggaaagtttatcttagttcccccatgcctgttggcagaggtgggttttaaacagtttacgaaaggtaaggagggtgggggcaattctaatctctggggggagttggttccagagggtcggggccgccacagagaaggctcttcctctgggtcccgccaagcggttTAGGGCtgtgatggaaaacctatggcacatgtgccacaggtggcacactaaGCCATATATGCTGatacacaagctgttgccctagctcagccccagGTCTCATGTGTATGCCGATGAGCTGATTTTCgtcttgcatggaggctctggaagACAGTGTAGCCACAAGGAAAGCAAGACCAAAAACCTCTACAGCGAtatcaccaggggtgggctactgcccggacggggaggaacgcagtggggtagcgaaaatggagctccaccccagagcacccaatttgcactgaaaggtgttgaaagaaaatgcataagccacagccacagtgtggtagtaaaaattttggtagcccttcactggatatcaCCAAACAGCGCCAGACCAGAAGCCTCTAGGAAAACTGGACACTGCACCCAAAAGCAAAATACCCCAAGCTAAAGAAATTAAAGCTTAAACACACTAGAATAGGAAAACTACAAACTGctaaagaaattgaaacttaaagGCGTCAGAatagaaaaacattaaaacaaatatcgtaaagaaaagaacaaagcCGGAGTAATTAAAAAAGCAAGGCATGCTAGAAAATGTTTAAAAGCACcaaaatcagtggtgaaatctaaacatTCTccctacccttccttccttccttccttccttccttccttccttccttccttccttacttacttacttacttacttacttagaaacatagaagtctgacagcagaaaaagacctcacggtccatctagtctgcccttatactattttctgtattttatcttaggatggatatatgtttattccaggcaggtttaaattcagttactatggatttaccaagcacgtctgctggaagtttgttccaaggatctactcctctttcagtaaaataatattttctcatgttgcttttgatctttcccccaactaacttcggattgtgtccccttgttcttgtgttcactttcctattaaaaacactttcctcctggaccttatttaaccctttaacatatttaaatgtttcgatcatgtccccccttctgtcctccagactaagacagattgagttcattaagtcttcctgatatgttttattccttccttccttccttccttccttccttccttccttccttcctccctccctccctccctccctccctccctccctccctcccttccttctttctccagtCGGCACTGCTTAGCtaacaggacctgaagaaggccagccctgtgggctctaatcggtctctgggaggtatacaaACAATATACAGGACATGCaggaagaaaataattaaattacaaaaggagaACAAACAAAGGATCTGGGACATAGCGAAAGACAAACACCAGGAAAGATTAGTTCTGAAAACAAACTTGGAAAAAAAGCAGACAGGAAGATTGGATGAATAAAAACGATATCTGCTAACTCAAACATGCTCACATTCAACGCTTCCCCCTCCCATTGAGATCAGCCCCAGGACAGAGGAAAACAAACACAGACCAGGATTAAAACTATTAAATTAATCACAAACACAAAAGGGAGCTAAATAAAAGCCATAGACGTCAAACCCAAAGAAAAGGGTATAAAAAGTGTAAAACTTACAGTTTAGAGCGAGATGGCTCCAGGAACCCTGATCTTTTCTGCTGCTCGCCCAACCTTgcctgagaataaaaaataaaaaattccagCTTTTACGCAGCTGTTTCCATCCGAATCCTTCCGCTGTGTCTCCGTTGGGACATTCAAACCTCAAAAGGGAAAGGTTTTACTTTTCAACAAACAGAAGTACCAATCCTAGATTCTATCATTCTTCTGTAAAATTATATCAACAGTTCCTGTACTTCCTGAGTTAAGAatttagaatagcagagttggaagggaccttagaggtcttctagtccaaccccctgcttaggcaggaaaccctacacagcttcagacaaatggttgtccaacattttaaaaaattccagtgttggagcattcacaacttctggaggcaagttgttccacggattaattttttctcactgtcagggaatttctccttagttttaggttgcttctctccttgattagtttccacccattgcttctggttctgccctcaggtgctttggagaatagtttgactccttctctgtggcagctctgagtTGATGCAGCAAGAACTTTTTTTCTTGTGAAAATAGAACCCAAGTGGAAAATTTGTATTAGCAAATCAGAAATCAAAGTATGAGAACTACTTCATTTAACCTGAACAAACAAACCTGAACAAACAAACCTAAGAGTagaaccagaagcaatgggtggaaataaaacaaggagataagcaacttagaattaaagagaaatttcctgacagtcagaacagttaatcagtggaacagcttgcctccagaagttgtgaatgccctaacattggaagtttttaagaagatgttggatctgcctgaagtagtgtagggcttcgtgcctaagcagggggttggactagaagacctccaaggtcccttccaactctgttattattaaacAGGCTTACCGTATTCAGAAGTTCTTGCAAATTGAGGGAGCTTCCTTGGAGCATCTGCTTTTATTGTAACATCTGATAGGGAGGAAATGGTTTCAGGCTTAAGCAATCAGCAGCTTCGCTCATTTCAAAGAAATCACAGCAAAGGGAGCAAACACAAAACGAAAGGGGAGGGGTGGCTTGCAAGTCACATGCAGGCTCATTGGGAGGAGGGATTTTTATCTGTAGCCTATTCAGCATTTTTAAAGTACAAAGACCAAAAAAAAGAGCTTTGTATACAAAAACAGgaaattctttttcttctcccacATTCTGCTCACTTTCGTTTATGGCTTTTCTAAGGACAAAAAGAGGACAGAATGCCAGGGTTATCTCCATGCAACATTGCTCAGAGCAGTCACATTTTGGTGAAATGTACATATTATCCCTTTTCATCTTTCCTACTGTCTTCTCCTATTCTTATCTTATGATGTTATTTGCATCTTACGATTGATGATTGTAACTATGATATATGACCTGTtgcaaagagcaacaaagaggattaggggactggaggctaaaacatatgaagaacagttgcaggaactgggtagctctagtttaatgaaaagaaggaccaggggagacatcacagcagtgttacaatatctcaggggtttatttaatgtaatttatttatttattgtatttatttatttattatttatttattagatttgtatgccaaccctctccgtagactcggggcagctaacaacagtaaaaagacaatatgaacaaatctaatattaaaagtaatgtaaaaaaccccaatttaagaaaccaatcatttatatgctgcctctctccaaggagTGCCATTAagtagagggagtcaatctattctccaaagcacctgagggtagaacaagaaacaatgggtggaaactaaacaaggagagaagcaacttagaactaaagagaaatttcctgacagttagaacaattaatccacagaacagcttgtctccagaagatgtgaatgctccaatactggaagttttgaagatgttagataaccaagACTGGTTAGGTGATAGAGCaatgatgtaataataataataataataatagtaatagtaatagtaatagaaatTGGGCTTGGGCTGTTTGTGGGAACATAACTCTAGGCTGATAACTTGCTTCACCACCCCAGATCTGTCTCTTAGTTCTCCTACAAAACAGTGGCTAATTAAGGACAGAAATTCACTCCTAGGCTATTAAAAAAAATGGCATGGTCAcagccagcatcttgaatttGTTGCTACCATACACACGACACACGACACCCcatcttggtggaggggtatgaatgtcgtttggtggggggCACTTAgagcactgagcacattgttatgtgttgtgtgaatgttttattattactataaaaaccaattaaaaactttattaaaaaaaaaccccacccacccTGGTCCAGTTCAGTATCTTTTAACAGGATCCGTTGAACAGATCGATTTTATCCCGCCCGTAGAGGTCAGCAAGGATTTTCTGTAGCTTCTCCAAGCTCCATTCTTTCACTTCGTTCTCACTGTTTTTTGCAATGGCCGCCCAGGAAGCCCTCTTCGTCTTATCCTTCACGCAACAGGCGGCAGACCAGATGTGGCTAGGCTTATTGACCCGGTGATCCGAGAGATACTCCTTTCCCGGGACAACCCCCGCAATGACATACATGTCAAGGCAGGCCAGGGCCTCCTTCCGGATACGGTTCTCGTAGCTTGCCCAGGAATCTTGGTTGAGTTTGCCAAACTGGGGCACGATGTTAGTCAAAGTGGAGGTGGCAGCTCGAGTGTTTTCATCGGGCTGATGCCCCACTGGGTTCAAGTGTCCTTTTTCAATACTTAAAGACTGGGTGTAATCCCCAAAAATGGCCTGGCTCTTTTTTATCAGATCAGCAGGAATGTTGGTTTGGCGCTCGTCCTCCATGCTCTTGCCTAACGTGGGATCTACAAGCTGGAAAACAAATGGAACCAAGTTAGTAGAAACGTAGgaacatagatgattgacggcagaaaaagacctcatggtccatctattcaatttattagatttgtatgccgcccctctccgaagactctagtctgcccttatactatttcctgcattttatcttaggatggatctatgtttatcccaggcatgtttaaattcagtgactgtggatttaccaaccacgtctgctggaagtttgttccaagcatctactactcctcaagttatattagaaacatagaaacatagaagattgacggcagcgaaagaccttctggtccatctagtctgcccttatactattccctgtattttatcttagggtggatctatgtttatcccaggcatgtttaaattcagtgactgtggatttaccaaccacgtctgctagaagtttgttccaagcatctactactctttcagtcaaataatattttcccacgttgcttctgatctttcccccaactaacctcagattgtgccgccttgttcttgtgttcactttccttttttaaaaaaaaatattttttattatttttcaaaagacagacaagaacaaacaacattaaacatttaaggagctaccattgctccgcttgtcatagaagtctaactaatacaaaaaaaaccccaaaaaactatagtcagatcaatacagaaatgtcacacgTGCACATTATATTCTTGTtaagtttaactctatattctttatgttaattaagTTTCTTATCTATAAGATatcaaatacttattcaaaagataaaatatagaaaataacacttctaactttatcctactataaaaaaggaaaaaaaagaaaaactctatgtttatattgtttttaaactattacactCTATCTATAAACCTTCAAAAAAAtaagttcaaataattataaattcttacttatttaattttcaatactatttttaaaattccaccattcatatacttgtgttcactttcctattaaaaacacttcactcctgaaccttatttaaccctttaactttaacatatttaaatgtttcaatcatgtcccccctttcccttctgggctacaaaaacggtggaagatcttaaacataaaacttatcaggaaagactcaatgaactcaatctgtatagtctggagcagtgtttcccaaccttttttgagcagcggcacattattcatgttttcaaaattctggggaacactgaagggggggggggcggggggggctaaagaaaagtttggacaaaaaaaatatctcttcctccatttcactctatttctccctccctctttctctctcttccttcccttctttctctccatccctctttctttctttcttcctctcttttttgctctctttctctctccctccttccctccctctatgtctttccctctccctccttctcccctttctttctctctctctcttgctttctttccctctttctcttgctttctttctctcattctctctctcctcctttttctctctctctctttctctctcgttcaccacgccagcaacagagagaaaaagaaagagcgagagagagccggagagagagtggagtgcgcagcagccatcagcctcctcgccctcccagacgtccccagcgcccggcctcgcgccgcctcccgttagcccggctgaaagccacacagtcccggactcccggatcgctcgcttctccggccagcgcggcgctttcctgggcagatggctttgctgaccggagatgcgagcgatccgggagtccgggactgtgtggctttgcgccatgaagagaaaacagcagcagggaaaagtcggccgttttctcttcatggcgcaaagccacacagtcccggactcccggattgctcgccccaaggcaggaggcggcggcggaggagagtgggcggatagggcgggcaatggggcagggcggagaagccacgGGCGCGTTTGGCcgaaggcaccgtggggaggcaggggcagggaggtgcggcagtaggtgcctccggccaaatgcgcccctggcttctccgccctgcccaattgcccgcccgatccgcccgcTCTCCtgcgccgcctctcgccgcggcacacctgacgttgtctcgcggcacactagtgtgccgcggcacaccggttgggaaacgctggtctggaggacagaaggaaaagcgggagacatgatcgagacatttaaatatgttaaagggttaaataaggttcaggagggaagtgtttttaatagaaagtgaacccaagaacaaaggggcacaatctgaggttagttgggggaaaggtcagaagcaaggtgagaaaatattatttgactgaaagagtaatagatgcttggaacaaacttccagcagacgtggttggtcaatccacaggaactgaatttaaacatgcctgggataaacatatatccatcttaaaataaaatacaggaaatagtataagggcagactagatggaccatgaggtctttttctgctgtcaatcttctgttctTATGTTTCTAAGCTGTGGAGATTGCGAAGCACTGAGCTAGATGGTTCCATGGTTAGAAACAGTAGGAAGATTGTATACcgtacttcaccagaaaataatttgatatcagaGAAGATGATTTATGACTTTCCTCCTCATAAgagaatttaaataatatatattatattgtttgtttattgttatagttaatattgttaattgtacttaaataagtaattaattaatattgtgattataattattattatttttgtctgaatgtgttttgtttagttttgttttgttttatttactgtttattttcttttttgttacattttgtaaatgtgtatatatatattttaaaccaataaaaaaatttcaaaaaaaaaccaacagtaGGAAGAGTCAAAGGGGTGAGGGTGGAAAAGATGCCTTTACCTGAGGCTCAATCATCCAACCTCGGTACCTGGGACCTTGCCCAGGTTTGCACTTGTAAGCAGAGTAGATGGGGATGCGCTTCTCACGGTCATACATGGTGGCAAAATGGTAGGCGTTGTTGTAAAACTGGCAGATCCTTGCAGGGCTGCCCGGCGTCAGAGCATCTCCGGGTGGCGACTTATCCAAAAAGAACTCAAGGCAATTCTTGAAGTCCTTCACCACTTCAGTTTTTGCAGCCAGAGGGAGGTAGGCAACCATGAAAAGTAGAGATGGCAGCAACAACATGGCTCACGACGCTCCGAGCCTGGAAGAAATATGACCATCAAAATCCTCACCAGACACCTTTCCCCTCCTACCTGGGCAAAGGATTGATCAAGTTTATGGCTTCCCACAAGGAGCGAGAGTTTCCTCCACCTCTGCCAATAGTGCCActgctttcttttcttctgcCCTGTTTCTTGCCGTTCACATTCACACCTTTCCGTTCACagacacaactagacacaagaggtttttccccaaacgccatcactctactaaacacatcattccctcgacactgtcagactttttactaaatctgcacttctatttctactagtttttctcatcattcctatcatccttttcctcccacttaggactgtattttatttatttattcatttgtccaatacacaaatacataggaagaaaatagacatgtggtaatatatataagggtaaaagtgaacttagaggagaggatatataaaaggaagagaatatatatgataggtgaaagagaggaaagacaattggacaggggacgaaaggcacaccagtgcacttatgtacgccccttactggcctcttaggaacctggagaggtcaatcgtggagagtctaagggacttgtatcctaagatttttattaatattgcttcctcattgcttatttgacccctatgacaatcattgtgttgtaccacaggattcttgacaaatgtatctttttcttttatgtacactgagagcatctgcaccaagacaaattccttgtgtgtccaatcacacttggccaataaaaaattctattctattctattctattctattcttgcttGTGCTTCTTTCCTGACAGTTAcagcaattactgtattttttggattataacACGCAGTGGCGTATCACTGTCAGGACATTGATGAATGCGTAACATTATAAACAAATGCATAGATTGCAGTGACCAAATACCTATTCTCTGTCCCACTAAAATATACGTGTAACAGCCTTTGGTTACCCAAAGGCAGGTGCTAACTCCATGGAGTGGGGGAAATgtcccgagagagagagagcatttgACTGTGGGATCAATCTCCAGAGAAATGCACTCTAATAACCATCGtgtccaaattgtatgaatgttttgtatgcatgTTGATTGTTTAGTTAGTGTGGGTTTTAATCTGGATTTTATAGCTAGAAtcctatatttttattaataaattgtaattattgttgtgagccaccccgagtcttcgcagaggggcagcatacaaatctaataaataataataataataataataataataataattgacttttttaattgttcttgtatttttatattgttataagcagccctgagtccttcgggattgggtggcatagaagtcaaaataaataaataaataaataaataaataaataaataaataaataaataaataaataaataaataaataaataaataaataaaaaataaaaagaaagaaattctaaCTTTAACATTCACCTGGAGTTGAACTGTCATTCATTCTGGAAGCCCTGAATAGAGCCCCAACTCACTCATCCTAGTTCTACAGATTGCTTCTCATAATGGGCAAAACCAAGTATCTATGGGCTTGTACAGCTTGCAAATATTGTTAAGTTTTAGCCTTGGTTAGTTTTCCTGTTGCTTAATACGTTCAATAGAGCTCAGATCGCTATTTCGTTCGTTTCTGATTCAGGGTATGCTGTAGGGAAAAAGCAAGCTAGCAAGGCATGTTATATAAACCCAGAGTTTTACTTGCAGAGTCTTGGAAAACAGAGGGGCTCGTCTGGAGAGCTTATTTCTACTTAACTATTTTCTGAATTTGCAACCTGGTTTGATTGGCAAAGAAACAACGAAATGGGTCTCTATCCTCAAGCAACTTAGCACCAATTGCCCCAAAGTGAACATTGCCAAATTGAGGTTCAGGACAAAGAATCTATCAATTTGAATACTTATTCAGAA contains these protein-coding regions:
- the LOC139168774 gene encoding endonuclease domain-containing 1 protein-like, giving the protein MLLLPSLLFMVAYLPLAAKTEVVKDFKNCLEFFLDKSPPGDALTPGSPARICQFYNNAYHFATMYDREKRIPIYSAYKCKPGQGPRYRGWMIEPQLVDPTLGKSMEDERQTNIPADLIKKSQAIFGDYTQSLSIEKGHLNPVGHQPDENTRAATSTLTNIVPQFGKLNQDSWASYENRIRKEALACLDMYVIAGVVPGKEYLSDHRVNKPSHIWSAACCVKDKTKRASWAAIAKNSENEVKEWSLEKLQKILADLYGRDKIDLFNGSC